The Pochonia chlamydosporia 170 chromosome 1, whole genome shotgun sequence genome window below encodes:
- a CDS encoding protein phosphatase regulator (similar to Verticillium alfalfae VaMs.102 XP_003006621.1): MPYTPPSHRSPASSASNSPDVSRRSSFQSGPRPSLPRSASYLNKHRRTPSVTTINSVPRTSTGSYGSEEAKPGMLSLGGSVRQSPPPAVDGRELIPKGAMISPPESLTSGSDEDEPPEIKSRRTVVLRDLREAVSQISKAATPPPQQTQPKETTPPSLRVSFSTSALSEMPRGGRKNGHVRAATEPNASILKKSGSSLTASEEETDEDLRYKPQMVRKKSGELVRPALRGHRRPSSMPGTPVFSKAVHFDSHLEHVRHFLQVDRPLAVSAGSSPADNYDSDAEYPFPKDGRGNKSPPFEWELATPNFPHDSLVRKTMPVRLEKVWLSNDHKSLLGSVAVANLAFHKSVVCRFTLDYWKTVSEVSAEYSHEIRPRETPEGHDRFTFTIKLSDLADLESKTLFFCVRFMVNGQEYWDNNNSTNFQVDFRKKHLPQNGKNNFQGASSRPLNGLPRSNRRQNGGSTLRPMSMPASLDAFGNSNGVFKFDQPIHEYLGESDSAGGLRFKSKSSSSLASDNVAKDMVSPSGVAFSNRYDFGASLNAAVKAAKDATSSQSKLKEKENDTLYMKRNVRGSESFVSPPVDGSSPRGLDSPTASLPSASYEELVNKYCFFGSTPKASPPMRDGTFKIGTPEGARSQVYGSGSYMSLAPVESPAPRRHAGAAAHHNLDLGHTNPYFPSFMQPSTSPNSTGNSKLMPDHSISAAIPPNLGRSTPPTLASGSGTPASDGISDRFPWTSEAHTATAIQG, from the exons ATGCCTTACACTCCGCCTTCACATCGATCTCCTGCCTCCTCAGCGTCAAACTCACCTGATGTGAGTCGTCGCTCATCCTTTCAGTCTGGCCCGAGACCCTCTCTCCCTCGTTCTGCGTCGTATCTGAACAAGCATCGACGAACACCATCGGTCACTACAATTAATTCCGTGCCGAGGACATCTACTGGCTCCTATGGCTCAGAGGAGGCAAAACCTGGGATGTTGAGTTTGGGAGGCAGCGTTCGCCAATCGCCACCACCTGCAGTCGACGGCCGCGAGCTTATCCCCAAAGGCGCCATGATCTCGCCTCCAGAGTCCCTTACATCGGGAAGTGACGAGGATGAGCCTCCAGAGATCAAGAGTCGCCGTACAGTTGTCCTCAGGGACCTGAGAGAAGCAGTCAGCCAAATATCAAAGGCCGCAACGCCTCCCCCTCAGCAAACACAACCCAAGGAGACCACTCCTCCGAGTCTGCGCGTGAGCTTCAGTACCAGTGCGCTGAGTGAGATGCCCAGAGGCGGTCGGAAAAATGGACATGTGCGCGCAGCAACCGAACCCAATGCGTCAATACTGAAGAAATCGGGTAGCTCTTTGACTGCATCTGAGGAGGAAACAGATGAAGATCTGAGATACAAGCCACAGATGGTACGGAAAAAGTCTGGTGAATTGGTCCGGCCTGCCTTGCGTGGTCACAGACGCCCCTCTAGCATGCCGGGTACTCCAGTGTTTTCCAAGGCTGTTCACTTTGATTCTCATCTAGAACACGTCCGTCACTTCCTACAAGTTGATCGACCACTTGCTGTGAGTGCCGGTTCATCACCAGCTGATAATTACGATAGCGATGCGGAGTACCCCTTCCCCAAAGATGGTCGCGGTAATAAATCCCCTCCTTTTGAATGGGAGCTTGCTACCCCCAACTTTCCCCACGACTCGCTTGTGCGCAAGACGATGCCCGTGAGGTTGGAGAAGGTGTGGCTTTCAAATGATCACAAGTCCCTTCTAGGATCAGTCGCAGTCGCCAACTTGGCGTTTCACAAATCAGTCGTCTGTCGCTTCACTTTGGACTATTGGAAGACTGTATCGGAGGTCAGCGCAGAATACAGTCATGAGATTCGCCCCCGCGAAACCCCGGAAGGCCATGATCGCTTCACTTTTACCATCAAGCTTTCAGACTTGGCTGACCTGGAATCCAAGACACTTTTCTTCTGTGTCCGTTTCATGGTAAATGGCCAAGAATACTGGGACAACAATAATTCAACCAATTTTCAAGTCGATTTCAGGAAGAAGCATCTACCGCAGAATGGTAAGAATAACTTCCAGGGAGCTTCCTCCAGACCTCTGAATGGCTTGCCTCGAAGTAACCGCAGACAAAATGGTGGGAGTACACTTCGTCCTATGTCCATGCCTGCCTCGCTGGATGCCTTTGGAAATAGCAATGGAGTCTTCAAGTTCGACCAGCCTATTCACGAATATCTTGGTGAGTCGGACTCTGCGGGAGGTCTCCGGTTCAAGTCAAAGTCGTCGTCCAGTCTAGCAAGCGACAATGTTGCCAAGGACATGGTGTCGCCCAGTGGAGTTGCCTTTTCTAACCGATACGACTTTGGCGCTTCGCtcaatgctgctgtcaaggcgGCTAAGGACGCAACCTCGAGCCAGTCCAAGCtcaaagagaaggagaacGACACGCTCTATATGAAGAGAAATGTTCGAGGATCTGAATCCTTCGTGTCGCCACCCGTTGACGGAAGCTCACCAAGAGGGCTGGACTCCCCTACCGCGAGTCTACCCAGCGCCTCATATGAGGAACTCGTCAACAAGTATTGCTTC TTTGGCTCTACACCGAAAGCAAGCCCTCCCATGAGAGATGGGACATTTAAGATTGGGACACCGGAGGGAGCAAGATCGCAGGTCTATGGCTCAGGCAGTTACATGTCTTTGGCGCCTGTTGAGAGTCCAGCTCCGCGTCGTCATGCCGGCGCGGCTGCTCACCATAACCTCGACTTGGGACACACGAATCCATACTTTCCATCGTTCATGCAGCCGTCGACCTCACCCAACTCAACAGGGAATTCGAAGTTGATGCCTGACCACTCAATTTCAGCTGCTATTCCTCCTAACCTGGGACGGTCCACCCCACCGACCTTGGCATCTGGCTCAGGAACCCCTGCAAGCGATGGAATTTCCGACCGTTTTCCCTGGACATCTGAGGCGCACACTGCAACAGCCATCCAGGGCTAA
- a CDS encoding LipA and NB-ARC domain-containing protein (similar to Metarhizium robertsii ARSEF 23 XP_007816676.1), which yields MEDVRGWNAGRRPQTSRADTLHIQSTAWPSSQSQSPRSPLRPSRSVTNLRSPTIDHPPVPPLPVETYTQDLDLLPPPPPYEVRRVRSSSALSVASPSVTTSTEQEASSSKWKTFCEEAQFKASGLIGKAVESNKHYSVIRHSSWLVWYQGPQTSVTLTILSDRPLPPNRTVWLQKKGHSGNMGMALKAMVNSGDGLVDVTPVQEAQVQQIPATKERNIQRDIDNFIAKASKGKKHIPRETHMIRIPASATDGYYRLVVRGGKDDKNKSILCECTVFRIASSSADPAVVRGASLKTLPLEMGISIGTTIARQVAKKYTGVAGAVVTNRAGKIVAKQSVKKATTVALKGYHGVGGPGLQDAVQESWRRQRAAGPVLVGEYTTEEVVTVIGADDGPVSPFPKQFKGRIVRGAGRSATELGFPTASLADVPGDVKVNLPGVFAAWVMILPGKKNVPDGLSPDWHPAIVTIAPRRGAAPTVAMENEVSVHILNDFGNVYFFESRLSVLLMGWLHAPMALTSSATDVLYQHEMDINTTMASLDRENWQPEGTIERMRTLKSGRSFSERLDSATSKVIQRVDTIPLHLVGMRSESETLRDQSYGIGGLWIKRD from the coding sequence aTGGAGGATGTTCGAGGATGGAACGCTGGTCGCCGTCCGCAAACAAGTCGCGCTGACACCCTTCACATCCAATCTACggcttggccatcatcacaatcGCAATCGCCTCGCTCGCCACTCCGTCCCAGTAGATCTGTGACAAATTTACGATCACCTACGATAGACCATCCACCTGTGCCGCCTCTACCTGTCGAAACCTACACCCAGGACCTGGATCTGCttccaccaccgcctccttATGAGGTCCGAAGGGTCCGCAGCTCATCTGCCCTCTCAGTCGCGTCGCCATCCGTCACCACAAGCACAGAGCAAGAAGCCTCATCGTCGAAATGGAAGACTTTTTGCGAAGAAGCTCAATTCAAGGCTAGTGGACTCATTGGAAAAGCTGTCGAGTCAAATAAACACTATAGTGTTATCCGTCACTCATCttggttggtctggtaccaggGGCCGCAGACGTCAGTGACACTCACCATCCTGTCGGACCGACCCCTGCCACCCAACAGGACGGTATGGCTGCAGAAAAAGGGTCACTCTGGAAACATGGGCATGGCGCTCAAGGCAATGGTCAATTCTGGGGATGGTCTAGTCGACGTGACGCCGGTGCAGGAAGCGCAGGTCCAGCAGATTCCTGCAACTAAAGAACGCAACATACAGCGGGATATTGACAACTTCATAGCAAAAGCATCAAAGGGGAAGAAGCACATCCCTAGGGAGACACATATGATTCGTATTCCTGCCTCAGCAACCGATGGGTATTATCGACTGGTCGTGCGTGGTGGaaaagacgacaagaacaagagcaTTCTGTGTGAATGCACTGTTTTCCGGATAGCAAGTTCATCTGCGGATCCAGCCGTTGTCCGCGGCGCCAGTCTCAAGACTTTGCCTTTGGAAATGGGTATCAGCATTGGCACAACTATTGCGCGACAGGTTGCCAAGAAGTACACTGGCGTTGCCGGGGCGGTGGTGACAAACAGGGCTGGCAAGATTGTCGCTAAGCAATCCGTCAAGAAGGCCACCACGGTGGCTCTCAAGGGTTATCACGGTGTCGGAGGGCCAGGACTCCAAGACGCCGTGCAGGAAAGTTGGAGGCGTCAGAGGGCAGCTGGCCCAGTTCTAGTCGGTGAATATACCACGGAAGAGGTGGTCACCGTTATCGGGGCCGACGACGGACCTGTTTCCCCTTTCCCCAAACAATTCAAAGGCAGGATAGTGCGAGGCGCGGGACGGTCTGCCACGGAACTTGGTTTTCCAACAGCCAGCTTGGCCGATGTCCCGGGTGACGTCAAAGTAAATCTGCCAGGAGTATTTGCGGCATGGGTAATGATTCTCCCAGGCAAGAAGAATGTGCCTGACGGTCTATCGCCAGATTGGCATCCAGCCATTGTGACTATCGCACCTCGTCGTGGCGCTGCTCCTACTGTTGCCATGGAAAACGAAGTGTCTGTCCACATCCTCAACGACTTTGGCAACGTTTACTTCTTCGAAAGCAGACTCAGCGTTCTTCTAATGGGATGGCTGCATGCTCCCATGGCGTTGACTTCTTCCGCCACCGACGTCCTCTATCAGCATGAAATGGATATCAACACCACGATGGCGAGCTTAGACCGAGAGAACTGGCAGCCCGAGGGGACGATTGAGCGCATGAGGACATTGAAGAGCGGGAGAAGCTTTTCAGAGCGTTTAGACAGCGCGACGAGTAAGGTGATTCAACGTGTGGACACGATCCCTTTGCACCTGGTGGGCATGAGAAGCGAGTCGGAGACCCTGCGAGATCAGAGCTATGGAATTGGTGGCCTATGGATCAAGAGAGATTGA
- a CDS encoding prolidase pepP (similar to Neosartorya fischeri NRRL 181 XP_001260270.1): MAVKDFETVLKAKYPGKAHAKRVVDLIRKTKPDANGVIYLEGRMTKLLEDNDSPEHFRQRRYFYYLTGCNLADCTFAYDIQASKSILFIPPIDPDDVIWSGLPLSIDTALSRYDVDEVKFTTDVNATLSQLAKQSPDSTVFAIANQVSDNVTFLDFGNKDFETVKNAIEVSRVVKDEFEVAMIHKANHISSLAHKAVIERSKTAATEQELYATFLERCVSHAAPEMAYHPIMAAGKAAATLHYVDNNAPLSGKQNLLIDAGCEWNNYASDITRTFPLTGKFTKESRDIYDIVLRMQKECTELIKGGMLWDDLHLHAHKVAIDGLLSLGILKGDAKEILDARTSAAFFPHGLGHHLGMDTHDTGGNPNPNDKDKMFRYLRLRGHVPAGAVVTVEPGIYFCDFIIKPYLEDSVHSKYIDAAVLEKYWDVGGVRIEDNIYVTENGYENLTTAIKEVSDVEAVSAK; this comes from the exons atggctgtcaaggaCTTCGAAACCGTCCTCAAGGCCAAATACCCCGGCAAGGCGCATGCCAAGCGCGTTGTCGACCTCATCCGCAAGACGAAGCCCGATGCAAATGGCGTCATCTACCTCGAGGGTCGCATGACCAAGCTGCTGGAGGACAATGATTCTCCCGAGCACTTCAG ACAACGCCGATACTTCTACTACCTCACCGGCTGCAACCTCGCCGACTGCACCTTTGCCTACGACATACAGGCTTCCAAGTCAATCCTCTTCATCCCTCCAATCGACCCTGATGAtgtcatctggtctggtctcccTCTCAGTATTGACACTGCACTGAGCCGTTACGATGTCGACGAGGTCAAATTCACCACCGACGTCAACGCGACCCTCtcccagcttgccaagcagaGTCCCGATTCGAccgtctttgccattgccaaccaAGTCTCCGATAATGTCACCTTCCTCGACTTTGGAAACAAGGATTTCGAGACTGTCAAGAATGCCATTGAAGTCTCCCGCGTTGTCAAGGACGAATTTGAAGTCGCCATGATCCACAAGGCCAACCACATCTCCAGCCTGGCACACAAGGCCGTCATTGAGCGTTCCAAGACGGCCGCTACCGAGCAGGAACTATATGCTACCTTTTTGGAGCGATGCGTCTCGCACGCTGCTCCTGAGATGGCTTACCACcccatcatggctgctggaaagGCCGCTGCCACACTTCACTATGTCGACAACAATGCTCCCCTTAGCGGCAAGCAAAATTTGCtgattgatgctggttgCGAGTGGAACAATTATGCCTCAGATATT ACAAGAACCTTTCCTCTGACTGGCAAATTCACCAAGGAATCCAGAGACATCTACGATATTGTCCTGAGAATGCAGAAGGAATGTACAGAACTCATCAAGGGGGGCATGCTCTGGGACGACCTGCACCTCCATGCTCACAAGGTTGCCATTGATGGACTTCTTTCCCTCGGCATTCTCAAGGGAGACGCCAAAGAGATTCTCGACGCCCGCACAAGCGCTGCCTTCTTCCCCCACGGTCTCGGACATCACCTGGGCATGGACACCCATGACACTGGCGGCAACCCGAACCCCAACGACAAAGACAAGATGTTCCGCTACCTGAGACTGCGTGGTCATGTCCCCGCTGGTGCCGTCGTCACTGTCGAGCCTGGC ATTTACTTTTgcgacttcatcatcaagccATATCTTGAAGACTCTGTGCACAGCAAGTACATTGACGCAGCCGTACTTGAGAAGTACTGGGACGTCGGTGGTGTTCG AATCGAGGACAACATTTATGTCACGGAAAACGGCTATGAAAACTTGACCACGGCTATTAAAGAAGTGAGCGATGTTGAGGCCGTGTCGGCCAAATAA